From Columba livia isolate bColLiv1 breed racing homer chromosome 5, bColLiv1.pat.W.v2, whole genome shotgun sequence, one genomic window encodes:
- the LTO1 gene encoding protein LTO1 homolog isoform X7: MAAAASEGSDMFDEIVMAEERFHGEGYQEGYAEGSHVGVVEGRRYGLLHGAKIGSEIGCYLGFALTWQCLLQNCPDEKNSKKIKALDSLIGMIQKFPYEDPTYDKLQEDLEKIRGKFKQLRS, from the exons ATGGCGGCGGCCGCATCTGAAGGCTCTGATATGTTTGACGAGATCGTGATGGCAGAGGAGAG GTTCCATGGTGAGGGGTATCAGGAGGGGTACGCTGAGGGCAGTCACGTTGGAGTGGTTGAGGGAAGGAGGTATGGATTGCTGCACGGTGCCAAGATCGGCTCTGAG ATTGGCTGCTACCTTGGGTTTGCGCTGACGTGGCAGTGCCTGCTCCAGAATTGCCCAGATGAAAAGAACAG CAAAAAGATAAAGGCTCTGGATTCATTAATAGGGATGATTCAGAAATTCCCATATGAAGACCCCACTTATGATAAGCTGCAAGAAGATCTGgaaaaaatcagaggaaaattTAAACAG CTGCGGAGTTAA
- the LTO1 gene encoding protein LTO1 homolog isoform X3: MAAAASEGSDMFDEIVMAEERFHGEGYQEGYAEGSHVGVVEGRRYGLLHGAKIGSEIGCYLGFALTWQCLLQNCPDEKNSKKIKALDSLIGMIQKFPYEDPTYDKLQEDLEKIRGKFKQVCSMLNIQSDFRMGTERSSLTF, from the exons ATGGCGGCGGCCGCATCTGAAGGCTCTGATATGTTTGACGAGATCGTGATGGCAGAGGAGAG GTTCCATGGTGAGGGGTATCAGGAGGGGTACGCTGAGGGCAGTCACGTTGGAGTGGTTGAGGGAAGGAGGTATGGATTGCTGCACGGTGCCAAGATCGGCTCTGAG ATTGGCTGCTACCTTGGGTTTGCGCTGACGTGGCAGTGCCTGCTCCAGAATTGCCCAGATGAAAAGAACAG CAAAAAGATAAAGGCTCTGGATTCATTAATAGGGATGATTCAGAAATTCCCATATGAAGACCCCACTTATGATAAGCTGCAAGAAGATCTGgaaaaaatcagaggaaaattTAAACAG GTTTGTTCAATGCTAAATATTCAGTCTGATTTTAGAATGGGTACTGAAAGATCTTCATTAACATTTTGA
- the LTO1 gene encoding protein LTO1 homolog isoform X6, whose protein sequence is MAAAASEGSDMFDEIVMAEERFHGEGYQEGYAEGSHVGVVEGRRYGLLHGAKIGSEIGCYLGFALTWQCLLQNCPDEKNSKKIKALDSLIGMIQKFPYEDPTYDKLQEDLEKIRGKFKQECV, encoded by the exons ATGGCGGCGGCCGCATCTGAAGGCTCTGATATGTTTGACGAGATCGTGATGGCAGAGGAGAG GTTCCATGGTGAGGGGTATCAGGAGGGGTACGCTGAGGGCAGTCACGTTGGAGTGGTTGAGGGAAGGAGGTATGGATTGCTGCACGGTGCCAAGATCGGCTCTGAG ATTGGCTGCTACCTTGGGTTTGCGCTGACGTGGCAGTGCCTGCTCCAGAATTGCCCAGATGAAAAGAACAG CAAAAAGATAAAGGCTCTGGATTCATTAATAGGGATGATTCAGAAATTCCCATATGAAGACCCCACTTATGATAAGCTGCAAGAAGATCTGgaaaaaatcagaggaaaattTAAACAG
- the FGF19 gene encoding fibroblast growth factor 19: MEPRPAALALLSLAAAVSLPLPDAGPHVNYGWGEPIRLRHLYTASKHGLFSCFLRIGGDGRVDAAGSQSPQSLLEIRAVAMRTVAIKGVRSSRYLCMDEAGRLHGQLRYSTEDCSFEEEIRPDGYNVYKSKKYGISVSLSSAKQRQQYKGKDFLPLSHFLPMINTVPVESTDFGEYSDYSQALEPEVYSSPLETDSMDPFGITSKLSPVKSPSFQK, encoded by the exons ATGGAGCCGCGCCCGGCCGCCCTGGCGCTGCTCAGTCTCGCCGCCGCCGTCTCGCTGCCTCTGCCCGACGCCGGTCCTCACGTTAACTATGGCTGGGGGGAACCGATCCGGCTGCGGCACCTCTACACCGCCAGCAAACACGGGCTCTTCAGCTGCTTCCTCCGCATCGGCGGAGACGGCCGGGTGGATGCCGCCGGTAGCCAGAGCCCGCAGA GTTTGCTGGAGATCCGCGCCGTGGCCATGCGCACCGTGGCCATCAAGGGCGTGCGGAGCTCCCGGTACCTCTGCATGGACGAGGCGGGACGGCTGCACGGGCAG CTCAGGTATTCCACTGAGGATTGTTCCTTCGAAGAAGAGATTCGTCCGGACGGCTACAACGTATATAAATCAAAGAAGTATGGAATATCAGTGTCTTTGAGCAGCGCCAAGCAAAGACAACAATACAAAGGCAAAGATTTTCTTCCGCTATCTCACTTCTTACCAATGATCAACACAGTGCCTGTCGAGTCCACAGACTTTGGTGAATACAGTGATTACAGCCAGGCGTTGGAACCAGAGGTGTACTCCTCGCCCCTCGAAACAGACAGCATGGACCCCTTCGGCATCACCTCCAAACTATCGCCAGTGAAGAGCCCCAGCTTTCAGAAATGA